The following are encoded together in the Streptomyces tsukubensis genome:
- a CDS encoding alpha/beta fold hydrolase — MTDSSARRTGVAPDTVLVLVHGAWHSSWQWAATRHALAGLGAASVAVDLPGHGFDAQPPSGYLLPGQPGMLTEKSALTTVTMDDCAERVLAALGRMRHYRRVVLVAHSAGGGPASLAAERAPELVDRIVYLSAFVPAGRPRFHDYTGSPENAAARGRSLHLGDPEALGAVRINPLSPDPAYVEELRQTHYHDTPPDRFDRWRSALSTDLPLAIPATPVTVTPARWGRIPRTFVRCADDRALTPAVQELMITEADLAVPGDPFAVRTLPGSHSPFAARPHELAAALLP, encoded by the coding sequence ATGACAGACTCCTCCGCCCGCCGGACCGGCGTCGCCCCTGATACCGTCCTCGTCCTCGTGCACGGGGCCTGGCACAGCTCCTGGCAGTGGGCGGCCACGCGGCACGCGCTCGCCGGGCTCGGCGCCGCGAGCGTCGCCGTCGACCTGCCGGGACACGGCTTCGACGCGCAGCCGCCGAGCGGATACCTCCTGCCGGGACAGCCGGGGATGCTGACGGAGAAATCCGCGCTCACCACCGTGACCATGGACGACTGTGCCGAGAGGGTGCTCGCCGCACTGGGCCGGATGCGTCATTACCGCCGTGTCGTGCTCGTCGCGCACAGCGCGGGCGGCGGCCCCGCGTCACTCGCCGCCGAGCGGGCGCCGGAACTCGTCGACAGGATCGTCTACCTGTCCGCCTTCGTCCCCGCGGGACGGCCACGGTTCCACGACTACACCGGCTCCCCCGAGAACGCGGCGGCGCGGGGACGGAGTCTCCACCTCGGCGACCCCGAGGCGCTCGGCGCCGTACGGATCAACCCGCTGTCACCGGACCCCGCATACGTCGAGGAACTACGGCAGACCCACTATCACGACACCCCACCCGACCGCTTCGACCGCTGGCGGTCGGCACTGAGCACCGATCTGCCCCTGGCGATCCCCGCCACTCCTGTCACCGTGACCCCCGCGCGGTGGGGGCGGATACCGAGGACCTTCGTGCGCTGCGCGGACGACCGGGCGCTGACGCCCGCCGTGCAGGAGCTGATGATCACGGAAGCCGACCTGGCGGTACCCGGCGATCCGTTCGCCGTGCGGACCCTCCCCGGCAGCCACAGTCCGTTCGCCGCCCGGCCCCACGAGCTGGCCGCGGCCCTGCTGCCCTGA
- a CDS encoding DUF397 domain-containing protein, with protein sequence MGGSTYAAQQNPPEPQGADTMWRKSSYSYPEGACVEIARPSLAQVLFRDSKVHEGPCVAVFSATAAAFVSALNRGDL encoded by the coding sequence ATGGGTGGATCGACGTACGCAGCACAGCAGAATCCCCCCGAACCGCAGGGGGCCGACACCATGTGGCGCAAGAGTTCGTACAGCTATCCCGAAGGCGCGTGCGTCGAGATCGCGCGGCCGTCGCTCGCGCAGGTGCTCTTTCGCGACTCCAAGGTCCATGAGGGCCCGTGCGTGGCGGTGTTCAGTGCCACCGCTGCCGCTTTCGTGTCGGCGCTGAACCGCGGCGACCTTTGA
- a CDS encoding SAM-dependent methyltransferase yields MNERPEKGHSNANTDLGQDRAHSARMYDYYLGGKTNYAVDREAAQAVIRVFPAIGTVARVNRAYMRRAARYLAQQGVRQFIDVGTGIPTSPNLHDVVQEVASDSRVVYVDNDPIVLVYADELLDGSPEGRTCYVQADATRPEEVLAAVAKENVLDLSRPVALSLHALLHFIPDAQGPGGIIERFMEPLAAGSYLSLSHCTGDFHPEAWQSIIDTYVQRGTSAQVRSRAEVSRFFDHLRLVDPGLTLAHLWRPEAGSGPAVLSDRQVSLYAGVARKD; encoded by the coding sequence GTGAATGAGCGGCCTGAAAAGGGGCACAGCAACGCGAACACGGACTTAGGGCAGGACAGGGCTCACAGCGCCCGGATGTACGACTACTACCTGGGCGGGAAGACCAACTACGCGGTGGATCGTGAGGCCGCCCAGGCGGTGATCCGGGTCTTCCCCGCGATAGGGACCGTGGCGCGGGTGAACCGCGCCTACATGCGGCGTGCCGCACGCTACCTCGCACAGCAGGGGGTGCGGCAGTTCATCGACGTGGGCACCGGCATCCCCACGTCGCCCAACCTGCACGATGTGGTCCAAGAAGTCGCCAGCGACAGCAGGGTTGTCTACGTGGACAACGACCCGATCGTCCTCGTCTACGCGGATGAGCTTCTCGACGGGTCCCCCGAGGGGCGGACCTGCTATGTCCAGGCCGACGCGACCCGGCCCGAAGAGGTGCTGGCCGCCGTGGCCAAGGAGAACGTCCTCGACCTCAGCCGTCCGGTCGCCCTCAGCCTTCACGCGCTGCTGCACTTCATCCCGGACGCGCAGGGGCCCGGCGGCATCATTGAGCGCTTCATGGAACCCCTGGCGGCTGGTTCCTACTTGAGTCTCAGTCACTGTACGGGCGACTTCCACCCGGAAGCGTGGCAGTCCATCATCGACACGTACGTGCAGCGAGGGACCTCCGCCCAGGTGCGGAGCCGGGCGGAGGTGTCGCGCTTCTTCGACCACCTGCGACTTGTCGATCCCGGCCTGACACTGGCACATCTGTGGCGCCCCGAGGCCGGGAGCGGGCCCGCCGTGCTCAGCGACCGCCAGGTGTCCCTCTACGCCGGCGTCGCGCGCAAGGACTGA
- a CDS encoding ABC transporter ATP-binding protein, whose protein sequence is MAGTPSPVLEVDGLTRHFPAARGTVRAVDGVTLTIGRGEVVGLVGESGSGKSTVGRCVVRLDEPTEGSVRINGTDVTRMSRRALRPLRKDFHLVFQDPSSSLDPRMTVGKIIAEPLKLHGIAKGDAARARVAQLLAQVGLRPEHADRHPHELSGGQRQRISIARALSVDPDLLVADEPTSALDVSVQASVLNLLADLQRDRGFGCLFITHDLAAVEFLADRIAVMYLGQIVEQAPTAELFADPKHPYTQALLSAAPVPDPGSQRSRERVVLSGDLPSPLAPPSGCRFHTRCPLAVDRCRTEIPALRTLPGGAGRREVSCHLVGEDGTAPDVTAPDVSPDV, encoded by the coding sequence GTGGCGGGCACTCCCTCTCCCGTACTCGAAGTCGATGGTCTGACCCGGCACTTCCCCGCCGCCCGAGGCACCGTACGGGCCGTTGACGGAGTGACGCTCACCATCGGACGCGGCGAAGTGGTCGGCCTGGTAGGGGAGTCGGGCAGCGGGAAGTCCACCGTCGGGCGGTGCGTCGTACGGCTGGACGAGCCCACCGAGGGAAGCGTCCGCATCAACGGCACCGACGTCACCCGCATGTCCCGGCGCGCCCTGAGGCCCCTGCGCAAGGACTTCCACCTGGTCTTCCAGGACCCGTCCTCGTCCCTCGATCCCCGGATGACCGTCGGCAAAATCATCGCGGAGCCCCTGAAACTGCACGGCATCGCCAAGGGTGACGCGGCCCGTGCGCGCGTCGCGCAGCTCCTGGCCCAGGTCGGTCTGCGCCCCGAGCACGCCGACCGGCACCCGCACGAACTCTCCGGCGGCCAGCGCCAACGCATCTCCATCGCCCGCGCCCTCTCCGTCGACCCCGATCTGCTGGTGGCGGACGAACCCACCTCCGCGCTCGACGTCTCCGTTCAGGCGTCGGTGCTCAATCTGCTGGCCGACCTCCAGCGTGACCGGGGCTTCGGCTGCCTGTTCATCACCCACGACCTGGCAGCCGTCGAATTCCTCGCCGACCGCATCGCGGTGATGTACCTCGGCCAGATCGTCGAACAGGCACCGACGGCCGAGCTGTTCGCCGACCCCAAGCACCCCTATACGCAGGCGCTGCTGTCCGCGGCGCCGGTACCCGACCCCGGGAGTCAGCGCTCCCGTGAGCGTGTCGTCCTCAGCGGCGACCTGCCGAGCCCCCTCGCCCCTCCGTCGGGCTGCCGTTTCCACACCCGCTGCCCGCTGGCCGTGGACCGCTGCCGGACGGAGATTCCGGCCCTGCGTACGCTGCCGGGCGGCGCGGGCCGTCGCGAGGTCTCCTGCCACCTGGTGGGGGAGGACGGCACGGCGCCGGATGTCACGGCGCCGGATGTCTCCCCCGACGTGTGA
- a CDS encoding phytoene desaturase family protein, whose translation MPSMLDAVVVGAGPNGLTAAVELARRGMSVAVFEAGRTIGGGARTEELTLPGFRHDPCSAAHPLGVGSPAFNAMPLDRYGLRWLHAELPMAHPFLDGTAAVLARSVPETAASFGPRDAGAYRRLVEPFVGKWDTLVKDFMSLPLTALPRDPVTLARFGLAGLPPSTWLARRFRDDRARTLFAGLVAHIIAPLGGFATGAVGLVFALAAHAGGWPVARGGSQSISDALGAYLKDLGGAVHTDYEVKRLDDLPPARAYVFDTSPTALARIAGLGRAYENYRYGASVFKIDYALDGPVPWTAEAPRRAGTVQIGASSREIGAALRAASREGRAPDAPFLITVQPSLADPSRAPVGKHVFWAYGHVPNGWDGDLTDAVERQLERFAPGFRDRVLARATAGPPELAARNPNYVGGDIACGAASGLQLLLRPTKSLFPYTTKRPAVYLCSSATPPGPGVHGMSGHNAAKAVWRDLRRAG comes from the coding sequence GTGCCGTCGATGCTCGATGCCGTCGTCGTGGGTGCGGGGCCCAACGGGCTGACCGCCGCCGTCGAGTTGGCCCGCAGAGGGATGTCCGTAGCGGTCTTCGAGGCCGGGAGGACCATCGGGGGAGGGGCACGCACAGAAGAGCTGACGCTGCCCGGCTTCCGGCACGACCCCTGCTCCGCCGCCCACCCCCTGGGCGTGGGTTCCCCCGCCTTCAACGCCATGCCCCTCGACCGGTACGGGCTGCGGTGGCTGCACGCCGAACTGCCGATGGCGCACCCCTTCCTCGACGGCACCGCGGCCGTACTCGCCCGCTCCGTCCCCGAGACCGCGGCGTCCTTCGGGCCGCGCGACGCCGGGGCGTACCGCAGGCTGGTCGAACCCTTCGTCGGCAAGTGGGACACCCTGGTCAAGGACTTCATGTCACTCCCGCTGACCGCGCTGCCCCGAGACCCGGTCACCCTCGCCCGTTTCGGCCTCGCGGGGCTGCCCCCTTCGACCTGGCTGGCCCGGCGCTTCCGCGACGACCGTGCCCGCACGCTCTTCGCCGGACTCGTCGCCCACATCATCGCCCCCCTCGGGGGATTCGCCACGGGCGCCGTCGGCCTCGTCTTCGCCCTGGCGGCGCACGCGGGCGGCTGGCCGGTGGCGCGAGGCGGCTCCCAGTCGATCTCCGACGCCCTCGGCGCGTATCTGAAGGACCTCGGCGGCGCCGTCCACACGGATTACGAGGTGAAGCGGCTCGACGACCTCCCGCCCGCCCGCGCGTACGTCTTCGACACCTCACCCACCGCGCTCGCCAGGATCGCGGGACTCGGCAGGGCCTACGAGAACTACCGCTACGGCGCGAGTGTCTTCAAAATCGACTACGCCCTCGACGGCCCGGTGCCCTGGACCGCTGAGGCCCCGAGGAGAGCGGGCACCGTCCAGATCGGCGCGAGCAGCCGCGAGATCGGCGCGGCCCTGCGCGCCGCGTCCCGCGAGGGCCGCGCGCCGGACGCGCCGTTCCTCATCACCGTTCAGCCGAGCCTCGCCGATCCCTCCCGAGCACCGGTGGGCAAGCACGTCTTCTGGGCCTACGGGCACGTACCGAACGGCTGGGACGGTGACCTGACCGACGCGGTCGAGCGCCAACTGGAGCGCTTCGCCCCCGGTTTCCGCGACCGGGTGCTGGCCCGCGCCACGGCGGGACCGCCCGAGCTGGCCGCGCGCAACCCCAACTATGTCGGCGGTGACATCGCCTGCGGCGCGGCGAGCGGCCTGCAACTGCTCCTGCGGCCCACGAAGTCGCTCTTCCCTTACACCACGAAACGTCCCGCCGTGTATCTCTGCTCCTCGGCCACCCCACCGGGCCCCGGGGTGCACGGTATGTCGGGCCACAACGCGGCGAAGGCGGTCTGGCGGGATCTGCGCAGGGCGGGTTGA
- a CDS encoding SdpI family protein — MDPVAGPVCGVGLITLGVLMHYVKDRVASGSIHRNSVIGIRTKATMSSDNAWSAGHAAAAPMLTVTYLTAYALGSITLAISLVFAVSDVENPAVIVIPLSGIGAVLVLLSVAAAKADAAARTAERTQG, encoded by the coding sequence ATGGATCCTGTCGCGGGACCGGTATGCGGCGTAGGACTGATCACGCTCGGCGTGCTGATGCATTACGTGAAGGACCGAGTCGCGAGCGGATCGATTCATCGCAACTCCGTGATCGGTATCCGGACCAAGGCCACGATGTCTTCGGACAACGCGTGGTCGGCCGGTCACGCCGCAGCGGCTCCGATGCTGACGGTGACCTACCTGACGGCCTATGCCCTGGGCTCGATCACCTTGGCCATCAGCCTGGTCTTCGCCGTGAGCGACGTCGAGAATCCGGCCGTCATCGTCATTCCACTGAGCGGAATCGGCGCGGTTCTCGTGCTCCTGTCCGTAGCGGCGGCCAAGGCCGATGCGGCTGCGCGCACAGCGGAGCGCACCCAGGGGTAG
- a CDS encoding gamma-glutamyltransferase family protein translates to MFTTRPTLQGTFGMVSSTHWLASQSAMAVLEDGGNAFDAAVAAGFVLHVVEPHLNGPGGEVPIILAPAGGEVRVLCGQGPAPAGATVEHYRSLGLDLVPGTGPLAAAVPGAFDAWMTLLRDHGTKSLADVLRFAIGYAEDGHAPVERVGQTVETVRALFETEWPSSADIYLKDGKSPQPGELLRNRPLAATWRRLVAEAEESADDRVGQIEAARKIWSEGFIAEAIVRQAGRPTMDTSGEHHTGTLTAADLAEWTAGYEEPATYDWNGWTLCKAGGWSQGPALLQQLALLPAELPAYGSADYVHLLIEGCKLAMADREAWYGDAEEVPLHALLSDEYNKERRALIGEAASHELRPGSPGGRTPALSAQALAVAAGEPGFGHPDVPVAGAGEPTVAKDGATRGDTCHVDIVDRWGNMVAATPSGGWLQSNPVVPELGFPLGTRLQMAWLDDGLPNSLTPGRRPRTTLSPSLALRDGVPVMAFGTPGGDQQDQWQTHFFLAVALRPSVRGGVDLQGAIDAPNWHNDSFPGSFYPRAMLPGSVTVEAGLDESVVGELRERGHRVTVGDAWSEGRLCAVARDPRTGVLSAAANPRGMQGYAVGR, encoded by the coding sequence ATGTTCACGACCCGACCGACACTCCAGGGCACCTTCGGCATGGTGTCCTCCACTCACTGGCTCGCCTCGCAGTCCGCGATGGCCGTACTGGAGGACGGCGGAAACGCCTTCGACGCGGCCGTCGCCGCGGGGTTCGTCCTGCATGTGGTGGAGCCGCATCTCAACGGACCCGGGGGCGAGGTGCCCATCATCCTCGCCCCGGCCGGTGGTGAGGTGCGCGTCCTGTGCGGCCAGGGGCCCGCCCCCGCCGGGGCCACCGTGGAGCACTACCGCTCGCTCGGGCTCGACCTCGTGCCCGGCACGGGACCGCTCGCGGCGGCCGTCCCCGGCGCCTTCGACGCCTGGATGACGCTGCTGCGCGACCACGGCACCAAGTCCCTCGCCGATGTACTGAGGTTCGCCATCGGATACGCCGAGGACGGCCACGCCCCCGTGGAGCGCGTCGGTCAGACCGTGGAGACCGTCCGGGCGCTCTTCGAGACCGAATGGCCCTCCTCGGCGGACATTTACCTCAAGGACGGCAAGTCACCGCAACCCGGCGAACTGCTGCGCAACCGCCCGCTCGCCGCGACCTGGCGCCGCCTCGTGGCCGAGGCCGAGGAGAGCGCGGACGACCGGGTCGGACAGATAGAGGCCGCCAGGAAGATCTGGAGCGAGGGTTTCATCGCCGAGGCCATCGTCCGGCAGGCCGGGCGCCCCACGATGGACACCAGCGGCGAACACCACACCGGTACGCTCACCGCCGCCGACCTGGCGGAGTGGACGGCCGGTTACGAGGAGCCCGCGACCTACGACTGGAACGGCTGGACCCTCTGCAAGGCCGGCGGCTGGAGCCAGGGACCGGCTCTGCTCCAGCAGCTCGCCCTCCTCCCCGCCGAGCTGCCCGCCTACGGCTCCGCCGACTACGTTCACCTCCTCATCGAGGGCTGCAAGCTCGCCATGGCCGACCGTGAGGCCTGGTACGGGGACGCCGAGGAAGTGCCCCTCCATGCCCTGCTCTCCGACGAGTACAACAAGGAGCGCCGCGCCCTCATCGGTGAGGCCGCCTCCCACGAACTACGGCCGGGCAGCCCCGGAGGCAGGACGCCCGCGCTCTCCGCGCAGGCCCTCGCCGTCGCCGCGGGTGAACCCGGTTTCGGCCACCCCGACGTGCCCGTGGCCGGTGCGGGCGAGCCCACGGTCGCCAAGGACGGGGCGACCCGCGGGGACACCTGTCACGTCGACATCGTCGACCGCTGGGGCAACATGGTCGCCGCCACGCCGAGTGGTGGGTGGCTCCAGTCCAACCCCGTCGTGCCCGAGCTCGGCTTCCCCCTCGGTACGCGCCTCCAGATGGCCTGGCTCGACGACGGACTGCCCAACTCCCTGACGCCGGGGCGGCGCCCCCGCACCACCCTCAGCCCTTCCCTCGCGCTGCGCGACGGAGTGCCCGTCATGGCCTTCGGTACCCCCGGTGGCGACCAGCAGGACCAGTGGCAGACCCACTTCTTCCTCGCCGTCGCACTCCGCCCCTCGGTACGTGGCGGAGTCGACCTACAGGGTGCCATCGACGCTCCGAACTGGCACAACGACTCCTTTCCCGGTTCCTTCTACCCGCGCGCCATGCTGCCGGGCAGCGTCACCGTCGAGGCAGGGCTCGACGAGTCGGTCGTCGGGGAACTGCGCGAGAGGGGCCACCGGGTGACCGTCGGCGACGCCTGGTCGGAGGGGCGGCTCTGCGCGGTGGCACGCGACCCCAGGACGGGCGTGCTCTCGGCCGCCGCCAACCCGCGCGGCATGCAGGGGTACGCCGTCGGCCGCTGA
- a CDS encoding helix-turn-helix domain-containing protein: protein MVKQAAGAERPGDGDGDSQRPGRRGVVRYLQDEAAPSAPRMLLGNALRHRRDAIPLTQEEVARQLGCSPSKVSRRESGHHHLKERDLPQLFAVYRIEDPEDQRVLHGLVEVANQATWWQPWATVAQQYLQAVVSFEDMAQRIRSYDCHYLHGLLQTPAYARALIERGRGSRDTHDALVELRKERQARFTAAADKLLICVVHEGALRNPVGSKEIMYEQLDHLIELSRDRRHQIRMAEWGRFDMPVELGTTTIFDFEGLAPKIAYAEAIDGGLIVQDEDLVDRREKAFDALRVRSLAPDATRHRLQHLLSSKIYG, encoded by the coding sequence TTGGTCAAGCAGGCGGCGGGCGCCGAGCGGCCCGGCGACGGCGACGGCGACAGCCAGAGGCCGGGGCGCAGGGGGGTGGTGCGTTACCTCCAGGACGAGGCGGCACCCTCCGCGCCACGGATGCTGCTGGGGAACGCGCTGCGTCACCGGCGTGACGCGATACCCCTGACCCAGGAAGAGGTCGCGCGCCAACTGGGCTGCTCGCCCTCGAAGGTGAGCCGGAGGGAGAGCGGCCACCACCACCTCAAGGAACGCGACCTGCCCCAGTTGTTCGCGGTCTACCGGATCGAGGACCCGGAGGACCAGCGCGTTCTGCACGGCCTGGTCGAGGTCGCCAACCAGGCCACCTGGTGGCAGCCGTGGGCGACGGTGGCGCAGCAGTACCTCCAGGCCGTGGTGAGCTTCGAGGACATGGCGCAGCGCATCCGATCCTATGACTGCCACTACCTGCACGGCCTGTTGCAGACACCCGCGTACGCACGAGCGCTGATAGAGCGGGGGCGCGGCTCGCGCGATACGCACGACGCGCTGGTGGAACTGCGCAAGGAACGCCAGGCCAGATTCACGGCCGCGGCCGACAAGCTGCTGATCTGCGTCGTGCACGAGGGCGCTCTCCGCAACCCCGTGGGCTCGAAGGAGATCATGTACGAACAGCTCGACCACTTGATCGAGTTGTCCCGCGACCGCCGGCACCAGATCCGTATGGCCGAGTGGGGGCGTTTCGACATGCCGGTCGAGCTGGGTACGACGACCATCTTCGACTTCGAGGGCCTCGCACCCAAGATCGCCTACGCGGAGGCCATCGACGGGGGCCTCATCGTGCAGGACGAGGATTTGGTGGACCGCAGGGAGAAGGCGTTCGACGCTCTGCGCGTCCGCTCGCTGGCGCCCGACGCGACGCGGCACAGGCTCCAGCACCTGCTGTCGTCCAAGATCTACGGCTGA
- a CDS encoding inositol monophosphatase family protein, translating to MIEDMLELGDFLEQGVRDVEAAVREAAALDIMPRFRQLGADEVAEKSGPHDLVTVADREAEERLTASLTSLLPGSVVVGEEAVAADPDSYGALRGAAPVWIIDPIDGTRQFVHGDPGFCTLVALAVRGEVLASWTYAPALDEMAVAVRGRGATLNGAPLRTRAPGAGRPLEVAMSHPDFTTDEQKRALLPLRTEDVSPRPCGSAGLEYLAIARGELDSTAFSWELAWDHAAGILLVTEAGGAHRTLTGEPFRIVGGNALPFATARDETTAARVAGLLASAA from the coding sequence ATGATCGAAGACATGCTCGAACTCGGTGATTTCCTCGAACAGGGAGTGCGCGATGTCGAGGCGGCGGTCCGCGAGGCCGCCGCGCTCGACATCATGCCCCGCTTCCGGCAGCTCGGCGCGGACGAGGTGGCGGAGAAGTCAGGCCCCCACGACCTGGTCACCGTCGCGGACAGGGAGGCGGAGGAGCGGCTGACCGCGTCGCTGACCTCTCTGCTGCCAGGCTCCGTCGTCGTCGGTGAGGAGGCGGTCGCCGCCGACCCGGACAGCTACGGCGCGCTGCGGGGCGCGGCCCCCGTCTGGATCATCGACCCGATCGACGGCACCCGCCAGTTCGTCCACGGTGACCCGGGGTTCTGCACACTGGTGGCGCTGGCCGTGCGCGGCGAGGTGCTCGCGTCCTGGACGTACGCCCCGGCGCTGGACGAGATGGCCGTCGCCGTACGCGGTCGGGGCGCCACCCTGAACGGCGCACCCCTGCGGACCAGGGCCCCCGGCGCGGGCCGTCCCCTCGAAGTGGCCATGTCGCACCCGGACTTCACCACCGACGAGCAGAAGCGCGCCCTGCTCCCGCTGCGCACCGAAGACGTCAGCCCCAGGCCCTGCGGCTCCGCGGGCCTGGAGTATCTGGCCATCGCCAGGGGAGAGCTGGACTCCACCGCGTTCTCCTGGGAGCTGGCCTGGGACCACGCCGCCGGTATCCTCCTGGTCACCGAGGCGGGCGGCGCCCACCGCACCCTGACGGGTGAGCCGTTCCGCATAGTCGGGGGCAACGCCCTGCCGTTCGCGACCGCGCGCGACGAGACGACCGCGGCCAGGGTCGCCGGGTTGCTGGCCTCGGCGGCCTGA
- a CDS encoding LysR family transcriptional regulator, translating to MEARHLRYALALAEHEHFGRAAASLGIAQPPLSKQIADLEREVGARLFDRTRQGVFPTAAGTAFLSRARRALDEIAAASVDAARAARGETGRLRLGFIASALLEPLPDVLGRFGRERPDVRLELHEMATSRSTAALVAGELDVAITLGRPRGAGAERLASVTIGHDHLVAVVSGGHPYAGQKSVSVDQLRRRPLIVAPGEDEPAVVAGLRALFGKDSPTLSGATVARDIHTIVGLAACGVGVGLGPSRMLAAPRPGTWFCEVTPHTPLPDLVLSFAVKERSPVLNAFLDVIRGNCPDVGAALDHFLGPVSTDGH from the coding sequence ATGGAGGCGCGGCACCTGCGGTACGCCCTGGCTCTCGCGGAGCACGAGCACTTCGGCAGGGCTGCCGCGTCCCTGGGCATCGCGCAGCCTCCCCTCTCCAAACAGATCGCCGACCTCGAACGCGAGGTGGGTGCCCGGCTGTTCGACAGGACACGCCAGGGGGTGTTCCCGACGGCGGCGGGCACGGCCTTCCTCTCCCGGGCACGCAGGGCGCTGGACGAGATCGCGGCCGCCTCGGTCGACGCGGCCAGGGCCGCACGCGGCGAAACGGGCCGGCTGCGCCTCGGGTTCATCGCCTCCGCGCTGCTCGAACCCCTCCCCGACGTCCTCGGCCGGTTCGGCCGCGAACGGCCCGACGTGCGGCTGGAACTGCACGAGATGGCGACCAGCCGCAGCACCGCCGCCCTCGTCGCGGGGGAACTGGACGTGGCGATCACCCTCGGCCGGCCACGGGGTGCGGGCGCCGAGCGGCTGGCGTCGGTCACGATCGGCCACGACCACCTGGTCGCGGTCGTGAGCGGCGGACACCCCTACGCGGGCCAGAAATCGGTGAGCGTGGACCAGTTGCGGCGCCGTCCGCTCATCGTGGCGCCCGGCGAGGACGAGCCCGCCGTCGTAGCCGGACTGCGCGCCCTGTTCGGCAAGGACTCCCCGACCCTCTCCGGCGCGACCGTCGCGCGGGACATCCATACGATCGTCGGCCTCGCCGCCTGTGGTGTGGGGGTGGGTCTCGGGCCCTCCCGCATGCTGGCGGCCCCGCGACCGGGCACGTGGTTCTGCGAGGTGACCCCGCACACCCCGCTGCCCGATCTGGTCCTGTCCTTCGCCGTCAAGGAACGGTCCCCGGTGCTGAACGCCTTCCTCGACGTCATCCGTGGCAACTGCCCCGATGTCGGAGCCGCCCTCGACCACTTCCTCGGGCCGGTGAGCACGGACGGCCACTGA